The following proteins are encoded in a genomic region of Saccharopolyspora antimicrobica:
- a CDS encoding FAD-binding and (Fe-S)-binding domain-containing protein gives MTTASTEDIRARLRTDRAALGAYVSDASIFRRVPRAVLEPRSRAEIRAGVLLARDEGWPVTVRGGGTSVAGNGIGEGLIIDTSRHFNRVLEIDPEARTARIEPGVVCDALREAAAPYGLTYGPDPSTHSRCTVGGMIANNACGSHSLAWGTAADNVVELTVMRADGELVTLKRGGTSDPELDRALLRLREENLALLRTTLGRFPRQVSGYGLHHLLPENGFDTAKAFAGSEGTLGIIVEAVVQLVPVPEATALAVLAFPTVFDAAVAAPLTRRNGVVTSEGMGGDLLDVLRISQGRDAGDILPGGVGDPRPAGGWLYCETTGETAEDARRRAEELVAEFDSHSQHRTVDAVVVADPAEMRKLWRIRESAAGLVTRLPDGGEAWPNWEDSAVPPEQLADYLRDLYSLLDRHGLRGIPFGHFGEGCVHIRISFDLGTENGIGVFRAFMSDAAATVAAHGGSLSGEHGDGRARSALLPQMYPPQALAAFAAFKAAFDPDCVLNPGVLVDPDALDAGIRPAPGQRSREFIPVHALSHDRGSLVNAVNRCVGVGACRSDEGAMCPSFQITRDEVHSTRGRARILSEMFRGDLYPEGTSSEDVKDALDLCLSCRACASECPVNVDMATYKSEFLHRHYAGRRRPMAHYSMGWLPLTSRILHLVPGAARAVNALLSIRPVQKAVMRLGGVDTGRSMIRFSPRSFQSLSKSRRFRTERATRGKVVLWPDSFTNHLDADVAADAHVVLTALGYDVIVPRGFVCCGLTWHSTGQLGRTQQVLARTLNSLDDWIDGRTPVVVLEPSCASMLTEEAPELLAADPRSRRLAEQVVTLGDVVARHVDDTDWPFGELPVPALSQVHCHERSRRGHGGTGAALARLGVEESQIETGCCGLAGNWGFEPGHADLSRRLAERELLPRIRELDAEAVVLADGYSCRTQIREGLAEAGPSDQGRKQGLHLAQLLRRALDKSS, from the coding sequence GTGACGACAGCGTCCACCGAGGACATCCGCGCGCGCTTGCGCACCGATCGCGCCGCGCTGGGCGCCTACGTCTCCGATGCCTCGATCTTCCGCCGCGTTCCCCGGGCTGTCCTCGAACCGCGGAGCCGAGCGGAGATCCGGGCCGGGGTGCTCCTCGCCCGGGATGAGGGCTGGCCGGTCACCGTCCGGGGCGGCGGCACCTCGGTGGCGGGCAACGGGATCGGCGAGGGCTTGATCATCGACACCTCCCGGCACTTCAACCGCGTCCTCGAAATCGATCCCGAGGCGCGCACCGCCCGGATCGAACCCGGCGTCGTCTGCGACGCACTGCGCGAGGCGGCGGCGCCCTACGGGCTCACCTACGGGCCGGACCCGTCGACCCACAGCCGGTGCACCGTCGGCGGCATGATCGCCAACAACGCGTGCGGATCCCATTCCCTGGCCTGGGGAACCGCCGCGGACAACGTCGTCGAGCTCACCGTCATGCGCGCCGACGGCGAGCTGGTCACGTTGAAGCGGGGCGGGACGAGCGATCCCGAACTCGACCGGGCTCTCCTGCGCTTGCGGGAGGAGAACCTCGCGCTGCTGCGCACCACCCTGGGTCGATTCCCCCGGCAGGTCTCCGGGTACGGGCTGCACCACCTGCTCCCGGAGAACGGCTTCGACACGGCCAAGGCCTTCGCCGGTTCCGAAGGAACCCTGGGCATCATCGTCGAGGCCGTCGTCCAGCTCGTTCCGGTGCCCGAGGCCACCGCGCTGGCCGTCCTGGCCTTCCCCACCGTCTTCGACGCTGCCGTAGCCGCGCCGCTGACCCGGCGGAACGGTGTGGTGACCTCCGAGGGCATGGGCGGAGATCTCCTCGACGTGCTGCGGATCAGCCAGGGGCGCGATGCCGGGGACATCCTCCCGGGCGGTGTCGGTGATCCGCGACCGGCCGGTGGCTGGCTCTACTGCGAGACCACCGGCGAGACGGCCGAAGACGCCCGGCGGCGCGCCGAGGAACTCGTGGCCGAGTTCGATTCCCACTCCCAGCACCGCACCGTGGACGCCGTCGTCGTCGCCGATCCGGCCGAGATGCGCAAGCTCTGGCGGATCCGGGAGTCCGCGGCGGGTCTCGTCACCCGCCTGCCCGACGGCGGCGAGGCCTGGCCGAACTGGGAGGACTCCGCCGTGCCGCCCGAGCAGCTCGCCGACTACCTCCGCGACCTCTACTCCCTGCTGGACCGGCACGGCCTGCGGGGCATCCCGTTCGGGCACTTCGGCGAGGGCTGCGTCCACATCCGCATCTCCTTCGACCTCGGCACCGAGAACGGCATCGGCGTCTTCCGGGCCTTCATGTCCGATGCCGCCGCCACCGTCGCTGCCCACGGAGGTTCGCTCTCCGGCGAGCACGGCGACGGTCGGGCTCGCTCCGCCCTGCTGCCGCAGATGTACCCGCCGCAGGCGCTCGCGGCCTTCGCCGCGTTCAAGGCTGCCTTCGATCCGGACTGCGTCCTCAACCCCGGTGTGCTCGTCGATCCCGATGCCCTCGACGCCGGGATCCGCCCGGCACCGGGACAGCGCAGCAGGGAGTTCATCCCCGTGCACGCCCTCAGCCACGACCGGGGCTCACTCGTCAACGCCGTGAACCGCTGCGTGGGCGTCGGCGCCTGCCGCTCGGACGAAGGCGCGATGTGCCCGTCCTTCCAGATCACCCGCGACGAGGTGCACAGCACTCGCGGCCGGGCCCGCATCCTCTCCGAGATGTTCCGCGGCGACCTCTACCCGGAGGGCACCAGTTCCGAGGACGTCAAGGACGCCCTCGATCTGTGCCTCTCCTGCCGGGCGTGCGCCTCCGAATGCCCCGTCAACGTCGACATGGCCACGTACAAGTCGGAGTTCCTCCACCGGCACTACGCGGGCCGGCGCCGGCCCATGGCCCACTACTCGATGGGCTGGCTGCCCCTCACCAGCAGAATCCTGCACCTCGTCCCCGGCGCCGCACGAGCGGTCAACGCGCTGCTGTCGATCCGTCCCGTGCAGAAGGCCGTCATGCGGCTCGGCGGCGTCGACACCGGCCGTTCGATGATCCGCTTCTCCCCGCGCAGCTTCCAGTCCCTGTCGAAGTCGCGGCGCTTCCGCACCGAGCGCGCCACCCGCGGGAAGGTGGTGCTCTGGCCGGACAGCTTCACCAACCACCTGGACGCGGACGTGGCCGCCGACGCGCACGTCGTGCTCACCGCACTCGGTTACGACGTGATCGTTCCTCGCGGGTTCGTCTGCTGCGGGCTGACGTGGCACTCGACCGGCCAGCTCGGGAGGACGCAGCAGGTGCTCGCCCGCACCCTGAACTCGCTCGACGACTGGATCGACGGCCGCACTCCCGTCGTCGTCCTGGAACCGTCGTGCGCGTCGATGCTCACCGAGGAGGCTCCCGAGCTCCTCGCCGCTGACCCGCGTTCGCGCCGGCTGGCCGAACAAGTCGTCACGCTCGGCGACGTCGTCGCCCGGCACGTCGACGACACGGACTGGCCCTTCGGGGAGCTGCCGGTCCCGGCGCTCTCCCAGGTCCACTGCCACGAGCGCTCCCGTCGCGGCCACGGAGGCACCGGGGCGGCGCTGGCCCGGCTGGGCGTCGAGGAGTCCCAGATCGAGACCGGTTGTTGCGGTCTGGCGGGCAACTGGGGGTTCGAGCCCGGTCACGCCGATCTCTCCCGCCGTCTCGCGGAGCGGGAACTGCTCCCGCGCATCCGCGAACTCGACGCGGAGGCCGTCGTGCTCGCCGACGGCTACTCCTGCCGCACGCAGATCCGCGAGGGCCTGGCCGAGGCCGGGCCGAGCGACCAAGGCCGGAAGCAGGGGCTCCACCTCGCCCAACTGCTTCGTCGAGCGCTCGACAAGAGCTCTTGA
- a CDS encoding phosphotriesterase family protein, which produces MAEVRTVRGPVPVDRLGATLMHEHVFVLGAEMQQNYPDYPNRWDEGARVADAVEKLRQCKARGVDTIVDPTVIGLGRYIPRIQRINEQVDINIVVATGVYTYDEVPIQFHHTGPGLLFDGPEPMVELFVKDIREGIADTGVKAAFLKCAIDERGLTPGVERVMRAVAQAHVETGAPITVHTSVHNRSGLIAQRVLAEEGADLTKVVIGHSGDSTDLDYLRELADAGSYLGMDRFGLDVLLPLEARVGTVAELAQRGYADRMVLSHDASCFIDWFPEEAKVAAVPNWIYTHISDDVLPALRERGVTEEQITTMLEENPRRYFSA; this is translated from the coding sequence ATGGCGGAAGTCCGCACCGTCCGTGGCCCGGTTCCGGTCGACCGGCTCGGGGCCACGCTCATGCATGAGCACGTGTTCGTCCTCGGCGCGGAGATGCAGCAGAACTACCCCGACTACCCGAATCGCTGGGACGAGGGCGCGAGGGTCGCGGACGCGGTCGAGAAGCTGCGGCAGTGCAAGGCTCGCGGGGTGGACACCATCGTCGATCCGACCGTGATCGGCCTCGGCCGCTACATCCCGCGCATCCAGCGCATCAACGAGCAGGTCGACATCAACATCGTGGTGGCGACCGGTGTCTACACCTACGACGAGGTTCCGATCCAGTTCCACCACACCGGGCCGGGTTTGCTGTTCGACGGCCCCGAACCGATGGTCGAGCTGTTCGTCAAGGACATCCGAGAGGGGATCGCCGACACCGGGGTCAAAGCGGCGTTCCTCAAGTGCGCCATCGATGAGCGGGGCCTGACCCCGGGTGTGGAGCGCGTGATGCGCGCGGTGGCGCAAGCCCATGTCGAAACCGGTGCGCCGATCACGGTGCACACCAGCGTGCACAACCGGTCCGGGCTGATCGCGCAGAGGGTGCTCGCCGAGGAGGGCGCCGACCTGACCAAGGTCGTCATCGGCCACTCGGGTGACAGCACCGACTTGGACTACCTGCGCGAACTCGCCGACGCCGGCTCCTACCTCGGGATGGACCGGTTCGGGCTCGATGTCCTGCTGCCGCTCGAGGCCCGGGTCGGGACCGTGGCCGAACTCGCGCAGCGGGGTTACGCGGACAGGATGGTCCTCTCGCACGATGCCTCGTGCTTCATCGACTGGTTCCCCGAAGAGGCCAAGGTCGCGGCCGTCCCGAACTGGATCTACACCCACATCAGCGATGACGTCCTGCCCGCCTTGCGGGAGCGCGGAGTCACCGAGGAGCAGATCACCACGATGCTCGAGGAGAATCCCCGCCGCTACTTCTCCGCGTGA
- a CDS encoding GntR family transcriptional regulator, translated as MSTGREPSLTEVVMEHVRSAVIEGTMRPQEWYSVYQLSDELGVSRSPVREGLLRLEEAGLIRFVRNRGFQIIPTTPEDVAEIFSIRLALEVPAAHRAALYADESFTAEAEELRRQMCEAAEQDEETRFFAVDQQLHGIVLMAGGMRRGHRIVDQLRVSTRLLGASTAGRSREYSDIIGEHDPIVAAILAGDGPGAARAMREHLEATAVLLVGQALRYAERSEDPRELWTRLRAGFDS; from the coding sequence ATGAGCACGGGTAGAGAGCCGAGCCTCACCGAGGTCGTCATGGAGCACGTGCGCTCCGCCGTCATCGAAGGCACGATGCGCCCGCAGGAGTGGTACAGCGTCTACCAGCTCTCCGACGAGCTCGGCGTCTCGCGCTCGCCGGTCCGCGAAGGTCTCCTGCGGTTGGAGGAGGCCGGTCTCATCCGCTTCGTGCGCAACCGCGGCTTCCAGATCATCCCCACGACGCCCGAGGACGTCGCGGAGATCTTCTCCATCCGCCTCGCCCTCGAAGTCCCGGCGGCCCATCGCGCCGCCCTCTACGCCGATGAGTCGTTCACCGCCGAGGCGGAGGAACTGCGCAGGCAGATGTGCGAGGCCGCCGAGCAGGACGAGGAGACGCGATTCTTCGCCGTCGACCAGCAGCTGCACGGCATCGTGCTCATGGCGGGCGGCATGCGGCGCGGCCACCGGATCGTCGATCAGCTGCGGGTCTCGACCCGGTTGCTCGGCGCTTCGACGGCCGGCCGGAGCCGGGAGTACTCCGACATCATCGGCGAGCACGACCCGATCGTCGCCGCGATCCTCGCAGGCGATGGCCCCGGAGCTGCCCGGGCGATGCGGGAGCACCTCGAGGCCACCGCCGTGCTGCTGGTCGGTCAAGCGCTGCGCTACGCGGAGCGGTCCGAGGACCCCAGGGAACTCTGGACCCGGCTGCGAGCGGGTTTCGACTCCTGA
- a CDS encoding helix-turn-helix domain-containing protein → MQESRPDVLVHVGENLRRLRRSAGQSQAALAAAAGVSRRTIINLEAGESNISLSGLDKLADALGATFVDLVAPPTAPSNRIDATTWRGGHPESRAVLLGSAPARNEAQLWTWSLAPGDRYDGEPDPDGWHEMVYVTRGHLLIERDEGPAHVAEGDYAIYSSAQHYAYVNSAEITTTFIRNVIS, encoded by the coding sequence ATGCAAGAGTCGCGCCCGGACGTCCTGGTGCACGTCGGGGAGAACCTGCGCCGCCTGCGCCGCTCGGCGGGCCAGAGCCAGGCCGCGCTCGCCGCCGCTGCGGGCGTGAGCCGGCGGACGATCATCAACCTGGAAGCGGGCGAGTCCAACATCAGCCTGTCCGGCCTGGACAAGCTCGCCGACGCCCTGGGTGCGACGTTCGTCGACCTGGTGGCCCCGCCGACCGCACCGAGCAACCGGATCGACGCGACCACCTGGCGCGGCGGCCACCCGGAGAGCCGGGCGGTCCTGCTCGGCAGCGCCCCGGCGCGCAACGAGGCTCAGCTGTGGACCTGGAGCCTCGCTCCCGGCGACCGCTACGACGGCGAGCCCGATCCCGACGGGTGGCACGAGATGGTCTACGTGACGCGCGGCCACCTGCTGATCGAACGCGACGAAGGCCCGGCCCACGTCGCCGAAGGCGACTACGCCATCTACTCCAGCGCACAGCACTACGCCTACGTCAACAGCGCGGAGATCACCACCACGTTCATCCGCAACGTCATCTCCTGA
- a CDS encoding GMC family oxidoreductase, translating to MAEADYVVVGAGSAGCAVARRLAERGSSVVLVEAGARDDRGPLKSLLSIPGAIAVVHSTPQLKKFFDWGYKSVPQEHAANRKIPQTRGKVLGGSSSVNGMLFVRGNRENYDDWADDGCKGWSYDDVLPAFKRLEHWEGGANDFRGTGGPIRVRKQGGLTEAAQGFMDAATSRLGVPVLDDYNAEGQEGIAAIQLSADPGVRYSSSKGYLHSRPVDSLTVLTDATVSKVVLSGSRATGVEVIGKDGSRRVIRAGREVILSAGAFGSPQLLMLSGIGPAEHLREHGIEVRADLPVGDNLHDHLFVPVSFRMDSALRRPTPTYFARGLAREWFRPGSGWAGGSQFEATGFVRTSHAGSIPNLQLLSLYWVYPIPNQDSDKAVRPPSTKPGQSVFPTLIYPESRGTVRLASADPLAAPLIDPAYLKAGKDADVLLEGVKMVREVMDGVGDNEGEIGPGQQYSDEKELRRILPDFVHSVYHPVGTCRMGADERAVVGPDLKVLGIDGLRVADASVMPSIIGGNTNAPSIMIGERCADLIQS from the coding sequence ATGGCTGAGGCTGATTACGTCGTTGTGGGCGCGGGCAGCGCCGGGTGCGCGGTGGCGCGACGGCTCGCCGAACGGGGATCCAGCGTCGTCCTGGTCGAAGCCGGGGCGCGCGACGACCGGGGGCCGTTGAAGAGCCTGCTGAGCATCCCGGGCGCCATCGCGGTGGTGCACTCCACGCCGCAGCTCAAGAAGTTCTTCGACTGGGGCTACAAGTCGGTTCCGCAGGAGCACGCGGCCAACCGCAAGATCCCCCAGACCCGCGGCAAGGTGCTGGGCGGGTCGAGCTCGGTCAACGGCATGCTCTTCGTCCGGGGCAACCGGGAGAACTATGACGACTGGGCCGACGACGGCTGCAAGGGCTGGTCCTACGACGACGTCCTGCCCGCGTTCAAGCGCCTGGAGCACTGGGAGGGCGGTGCGAACGACTTCCGGGGAACGGGCGGCCCGATCCGCGTCCGCAAGCAGGGCGGGCTCACCGAGGCCGCGCAGGGCTTCATGGACGCGGCGACGAGCCGCCTCGGCGTGCCGGTGCTCGACGACTACAACGCGGAAGGCCAGGAGGGCATCGCGGCCATCCAGCTCAGCGCCGATCCCGGTGTGCGGTACTCCTCGTCGAAGGGTTACCTGCACAGCCGTCCGGTGGACTCGCTCACCGTCCTCACCGACGCCACCGTTTCCAAGGTGGTGCTCAGCGGCTCGCGCGCCACCGGGGTGGAGGTCATCGGCAAGGACGGGAGCCGACGCGTCATCCGGGCGGGGCGCGAGGTCATCCTGTCCGCCGGGGCGTTCGGTTCCCCGCAGCTGCTCATGCTCTCCGGCATCGGCCCGGCGGAACACCTGCGCGAGCACGGCATCGAGGTGCGGGCCGACCTGCCGGTCGGGGACAACCTGCACGACCACCTCTTCGTGCCGGTGTCGTTCCGGATGGACTCGGCCCTGCGCAGGCCGACGCCGACCTACTTCGCGCGCGGCCTGGCGAGGGAGTGGTTCCGGCCGGGCTCGGGATGGGCGGGCGGTTCCCAGTTCGAGGCGACCGGCTTCGTGCGCACGTCGCACGCCGGCTCGATCCCGAACCTCCAGCTGCTGAGCCTGTACTGGGTCTACCCGATCCCGAACCAGGACTCCGACAAGGCGGTGCGACCGCCGTCGACCAAGCCCGGGCAGAGCGTCTTCCCGACGCTGATCTACCCCGAGAGCCGCGGCACCGTCCGCCTGGCCAGCGCGGACCCGCTGGCCGCGCCGCTGATCGACCCCGCGTACCTGAAGGCGGGCAAGGACGCCGACGTGCTCCTCGAAGGCGTCAAGATGGTGCGCGAGGTGATGGACGGCGTCGGCGACAACGAGGGCGAGATCGGGCCGGGGCAGCAGTACTCGGACGAGAAGGAACTGCGCCGGATCCTCCCGGACTTCGTGCACAGCGTCTACCACCCGGTGGGAACCTGCCGGATGGGCGCGGACGAACGAGCGGTGGTCGGGCCGGACCTCAAGGTCCTCGGCATCGACGGTCTGCGGGTCGCGGACGCCTCGGTGATGCCCTCCATCATCGGCGGCAACACCAACGCCCCCTCGATCATGATCGGCGAACGCTGCGCGGACCTGATCCAGAGCTGA
- a CDS encoding TRAP transporter large permease subunit, with protein sequence MGILALLVFIAVTVVMNVPLKRPISESLLVALLATALVGGKDALSLLWTGVWGALDNDVTFAGMAFVFMGVIVSATGLIERLIEIFNSVFGRLRGGAAYVSTAGSAAIGLVAGSTAGNAATVGSVTIPWMKENGWSGARAATLVAGNSGLGVSLPPNSTMFIILATPAAVGVSAGDVYVSLFAAGAYCVLYRMLVVFIWTRRDGIRRTDSRHLATFGQALSTGWTSMTIFVGILIPVLLTFGPLFNWLESEARIGEAAMGEISIIVWVPILISAIALVEGRKRLRGNWGHLRRAIRAEAPQFATVGISLFAALAASNIMSELGVGPQLSETLAQLQLPKPLLVLVVCLTAVLVATPLSSTATAAAIAAPAVIALGTVDVPAVVAICAILVCTSTEGASPPVGAPIYLSAGMAEVSPQKTFVPLIIWFVVPIIAIAWLIAMGWLPIPS encoded by the coding sequence ATGGGCATCCTCGCGCTGCTGGTCTTCATCGCTGTCACCGTCGTGATGAACGTCCCGTTGAAGAGACCGATCTCCGAGTCCCTGCTGGTGGCCCTGCTGGCCACCGCGCTCGTCGGCGGCAAGGACGCCCTGTCGCTGCTGTGGACCGGTGTCTGGGGCGCGCTCGACAACGACGTGACGTTCGCCGGCATGGCCTTCGTCTTCATGGGCGTGATCGTCTCGGCCACGGGCCTCATCGAGCGGCTCATCGAGATCTTCAACTCCGTTTTCGGCCGTCTGCGCGGCGGAGCGGCCTACGTCTCGACGGCGGGGTCCGCGGCCATCGGACTCGTCGCCGGATCGACCGCGGGCAACGCCGCCACCGTCGGTTCGGTGACGATCCCGTGGATGAAGGAGAACGGCTGGTCCGGTGCGCGGGCCGCGACCCTGGTGGCGGGCAACTCCGGCCTCGGGGTCTCGCTGCCGCCGAACTCGACCATGTTCATCATCCTGGCGACGCCTGCCGCCGTCGGCGTCAGCGCCGGTGACGTCTACGTCTCGCTGTTCGCCGCCGGTGCCTACTGCGTGCTCTACCGCATGCTCGTGGTCTTCATCTGGACCCGCCGCGACGGCATCAGGCGCACCGACTCCCGCCACCTCGCCACCTTCGGCCAGGCGCTGTCGACCGGGTGGACGTCGATGACGATCTTCGTCGGCATTCTCATCCCGGTGCTGCTCACCTTCGGCCCGCTCTTCAACTGGCTGGAATCCGAAGCGCGGATCGGCGAAGCGGCCATGGGCGAGATCTCCATCATCGTCTGGGTGCCGATCCTCATCTCCGCGATCGCGCTCGTCGAGGGCCGCAAGCGCCTGCGCGGCAACTGGGGGCACCTCCGCCGGGCGATCCGGGCGGAAGCACCGCAGTTCGCCACGGTGGGCATCTCCCTGTTCGCCGCCCTGGCCGCCTCGAACATCATGAGCGAGCTCGGCGTCGGGCCGCAGCTCTCCGAGACGCTGGCCCAGCTGCAGCTGCCCAAGCCGCTGCTCGTCCTCGTCGTGTGCCTCACCGCGGTCCTCGTGGCCACGCCGCTGTCCTCGACGGCGACAGCAGCGGCCATCGCCGCTCCGGCGGTCATCGCCCTGGGTACCGTCGACGTCCCGGCGGTCGTGGCCATCTGCGCGATCCTGGTGTGCACCTCGACCGAGGGCGCCTCCCCACCGGTGGGCGCGCCCATCTACCTGTCCGCGGGCATGGCCGAGGTCAGCCCCCAGAAGACGTTCGTCCCGCTCATCATCTGGTTCGTCGTTCCCATCATCGCCATCGCGTGGCTCATCGCCATGGGCTGGCTGCCGATTCCGAGCTGA
- a CDS encoding DMT family transporter: protein MLHIRSRFSVLSKHESALVGITAIWGATFLIIHTAMNHSGPLFFVGVRFLTAALIGLVVFRRALAGLTWRDLGAGSAIGVTIFLGYGLQTWGLQTVSSSTSAFITALYVPMVPLLQWIVFRRAPRPMTWAGVGLAFTGLVLLAGPGAAGISLSTGEIATLISAVAIAAEIILIGLFAGKADLGRVTVVQLFVGGGLSLLMMPVVGEPVPAFSWVWLIAAVGLGAASYLIQLTMNWAQRAVSPTRATIIYAGEPVWGGVIGRLAGDRLPGLALLGAVLIVLGVLVSELKPRSRRKSPERAEALGDAELLHGGEEAGAASR from the coding sequence ATGTTGCACATTCGTTCGCGGTTCTCGGTGCTGAGCAAGCACGAGTCGGCGCTGGTCGGCATCACCGCGATCTGGGGAGCGACCTTCCTGATCATCCACACCGCGATGAACCACAGCGGGCCGCTGTTCTTCGTCGGAGTGCGCTTCCTGACCGCCGCGTTGATCGGGCTCGTGGTGTTCCGGCGGGCCCTGGCCGGGCTGACCTGGCGCGATCTGGGTGCGGGCAGCGCGATCGGAGTGACGATCTTCCTCGGGTACGGCTTGCAGACCTGGGGGCTGCAGACGGTCAGCAGCAGCACCTCGGCGTTCATCACCGCGCTGTACGTGCCGATGGTGCCGCTGCTGCAGTGGATCGTGTTCCGCAGGGCACCGCGGCCGATGACGTGGGCCGGTGTCGGGCTGGCCTTCACCGGCCTGGTGCTGCTGGCCGGGCCGGGCGCGGCCGGGATCTCCTTGAGCACCGGTGAGATCGCCACGCTCATCAGCGCCGTCGCCATCGCCGCGGAGATCATCCTGATCGGGCTGTTCGCCGGGAAGGCCGACCTCGGCAGGGTCACCGTCGTGCAGCTGTTCGTCGGCGGCGGGCTGTCCCTGCTGATGATGCCGGTCGTCGGCGAGCCGGTCCCGGCGTTCTCCTGGGTCTGGCTCATCGCGGCGGTCGGTCTCGGCGCCGCGAGCTACCTGATCCAGCTCACCATGAACTGGGCGCAGCGCGCCGTCTCCCCGACGCGGGCGACCATCATCTACGCCGGTGAGCCGGTGTGGGGCGGTGTCATCGGGCGGCTCGCCGGTGACCGCCTGCCCGGCCTCGCGCTCCTCGGCGCGGTCTTGATCGTCCTCGGAGTGCTCGTCAGCGAGCTGAAACCCCGGAGCCGCAGGAAGTCCCCGGAGCGCGCGGAAGCGCTCGGCGACGCCGAGCTCCTCCACGGCGGGGAGGAGGCCGGCGCCGCCTCGCGTTGA
- a CDS encoding SDR family oxidoreductase: protein MNAPTVLVTGATGTVGSALIPALRARGATVRAMIRDPEREIAGVENVVADLQDPASVTAALNGVDAAFLNSPSAPDAAALQIQFADLAREAGVHRLVLLSQYAARTDSPVRFLRWHAEVEAHVRELGLDHTVLRPNLYLQALLGFAGTIAQGWFAAPIGDAAISAIDTRDIAESAAAVLTTAGHTGRTYTLTGPRAVTHAQIADALSTATGRTITFRDAPADQFTAALTGILPPWQLDGLVEDYAHYARGEAADVNTSVADLTGHPARDITDFARDYAAAFIPA from the coding sequence ATGAACGCCCCCACCGTGCTCGTGACCGGCGCGACCGGAACCGTCGGATCCGCGCTGATCCCCGCCCTGCGAGCCCGCGGCGCCACCGTCCGCGCGATGATCCGCGACCCCGAACGCGAGATCGCCGGAGTCGAGAACGTCGTCGCCGACCTGCAGGATCCGGCTTCGGTCACCGCAGCCCTGAACGGCGTCGACGCGGCCTTCCTCAACAGCCCCTCGGCTCCCGACGCAGCCGCGCTCCAGATCCAGTTCGCCGACCTCGCCCGGGAGGCAGGCGTGCACCGGCTCGTGCTCCTGTCCCAGTACGCGGCGCGCACCGACTCGCCAGTGCGATTCCTGCGCTGGCACGCCGAAGTCGAAGCGCACGTGCGGGAACTCGGGCTCGACCACACCGTGCTGCGGCCCAACCTCTACCTGCAGGCGCTGCTCGGATTCGCGGGCACCATCGCGCAAGGCTGGTTCGCCGCGCCCATCGGTGACGCCGCCATCAGCGCGATCGACACCAGGGACATCGCCGAGAGCGCCGCAGCCGTGCTGACTACCGCGGGGCACACCGGCCGCACCTACACGTTGACCGGCCCCCGCGCCGTCACCCACGCCCAGATCGCCGACGCGCTCTCGACCGCCACCGGGCGGACCATCACCTTCCGCGACGCACCTGCCGACCAGTTCACCGCGGCACTGACCGGCATCCTCCCGCCGTGGCAGCTCGACGGTCTCGTCGAGGACTACGCCCACTACGCCCGAGGCGAAGCAGCCGACGTGAACACCTCCGTCGCGGACCTCACCGGGCATCCCGCCCGCGACATCACCGACTTCGCCCGCGACTACGCCGCCGCGTTCATCCCGGCCTGA